TATTGAGCATTACTTATGTCACTTCCCCTTGGTTAATTTCTGTGTTATTGTTATCTATTGGACTATCATACTCTGGGCTTGTCATGTGTTTGAAAATTGCAATTTCTatcttgaatttttgttttgtcacACAGAAGTGATAAATAAGGGATTTTTTGGTTTCTGCAGTGGCGGGATCGTTTGGTTGGTGCCTTGGGGGAGATTAAACCCATAGGGTTGGCGGAACAGGCTCTTCAACAAGGTTGCAAGTCTAATGGAAGTCTAGGCGAAGGGAAAGAAGATTCACCAGTTATTATGGTACCTGTCAACTTTGCTTCCCATTCTATTCATAGGCATGTAAAGAGAGATTCAAATACCCCAGGATATACTTGACAATGGCTAAAATATTTTACAGGAAGAGAAACCCacaattaaagcatgtgatgCTGTGGACAGTAATTTGGGGAGAAAAAGATCTGGATCACCGGACGGCAGTGATCTGGCTGAAGATGAAGATGTGGCAGAAAAACGAGCAAGACCATCACCTAGTGTCTCAGAGGAATCGACTAGAGAGTTGGATAAGAAAATCACAACACCTCAGGATGACATTCCTTCAACTCGTCCAAACATTTCCAGAGGAGATGGTGATTCTGGGCCTGTGCAGCAGCTTGTTGCTATGTTTGGTGCATTGGTTGCTCAAGGTGAAAAAGCTGTTGGCTCTTTGGAGATTCTTATCTCAAGTATCTCTGCTGACTTGCTAGCTGAGGTAGTGATGGCTAATATGCGTTACCTGCCTCCCAATCGTTTCAAagctgaagaagatgaagattcGCTGCTGAACATGACTATTTATGGCAGTGATACTCAAGCTAAATATCCTCCATCGTTTATAGCAAATGTTCTGTCACTTTCTAGTACTTTCCCACCAATAGCCTCATTGTTAGATGCTCAACAGTCTGCATCCAGCGATATAGTGGTAtggttttctcttttaattCTGATTCTGAGagctcctttttttttgggggtgggggggcgCTCCAATTGTTTATTTTCTGATCCTCTAGTGATTTgtaattgtatttatttaactctctttttgagttaaattttatttgtcttttagTTTTGCTATTCTAAGATTGTTCATATTAATGCAATTGTAGAAACCTCATGACGAGGAAGAACTTGTGGCTGTAGCTGATACAGATCTTGAATGTGCTGGTATGGACCATGGATCTGATAATGCAATTTCGCCCACTGGTTTACTAGCTTCTTCTGATGTTGTTTCATCTGGAATGGAGAAAGGCTGCTTTCCTATTCCATCTGATATCCATGATGTGGAGAATCTAGAGAGTGAGATACCTGGCCTGGATTCTTCTGCGCATACTGATGGATTGTCAGAGACTTTGGTTGCTTCCTCTTTGGCCTCTACTGATTTAGAAGAAGCCAGTCAAGAGCAAGTTACAAGTTTGGGTCAGTCACCAGTGAATTTACTTCCATCAATGTCTACGGACAAGTCTGAGGAGCTTAGCCCAAAAGCAGCTGTTACAGATGTCACTAGCCTGGTCTCGTCAACAGCAACTTCTGTTGGGTTGTCTTCTCATTTTGTCTTGCCCAAGATGGCAGCACCTGTTGTTTACCTTGATGATGAACAGAAGGATCATTTGCAGAAATTGGCTTTTATGCGTATTGTTGAGGCATATAAGCAAGTAGCAGTTGCTGGAGGTGCACAAATCCGCTTTTCACTTCTTGCAAATTTAGGGGTTGAGGTAAAAGTTCTAGCTTTTCAAAGATGTTTATTATCATTTGTACTGCTTGTAACAGAAAGGGCtgccattatatatatacatataaagtAAGTTTTATGATGTAAAATAGTTGTATGGCCTTATACCCTGCTGTCAGTATGCACTCAACATTTCTTTATAGTTTGTTTatcaatttgattttattgCAGTTTCCCTCAGAGTTGGATCCCTGGAAACTGTTACAGACGCATATATTGGAAGATTATATGGGTCATGAGGTAAGCGAGCTTTCCAGCTTTTGTTTACTAGTTAGATACTGGCCTAGCTTTGCTTAGTTTCTTAAACTGGTTTATAGCTTCTTACATCATGAGTCTGGAGCTGAGACCTTAAACAACCTTGCACACATTCATATGTGCGTACTTGCTGGGAACTTTAAAATAGctatttgtttttgaaaagcaGACAAATCATACTACTGGACACACCTGTATGCATGCAGCTTAAACCTAGCTATGAGTTGTAGATTTTCTATGTACTATTTTGTTTCATTGAAGTCATTCAATCCAAGGAAGAAAACACTAATGAACTTGGTGGCCATCACCATGTCCTGTCTGTTTGTGCTTGTGTTGAAATTTGTTAGATGATGAAAGGTTCACTGTGATACTTTTTGCTTACTGCATTCATCTAACGCATCAACTGACAGTAATTACTGGATGTCTTCAGGGGCACGAGTTGACATTGCGTGTCCTCTACAGGTTATATGGCGAGCAAGTAGAGGACCGCGACTTCTTTTCTTCTACAAATGCAGCTTCTGAATATGAAAAATTCCTTCTTACTGTGGTGTGTGTCCATTTGCCATATTTAATTCACTTGTCCTTTTGCAAGGCAAAAGctgagtaatttttttcttgtgcAGGCGGAAACACTTAGAGATTCTTTCCCACCTTCAGACAAATCATTAAGTAGATTGCTTGATGAAGCTCCTGATCTGCCAAAGTcggttttaaaattattagagTCCATGTGTTCTCCTGGAAACTGTGACAAAGCTGATGAGTTACAAAGTGGGGATCGGGTTACCCAAGGTCTCAGTGCCGTGTGGAGATTGATTATGCTGAGGCCTCTCATTCGAGATGTGTGCTTGAAAATTGCTTTACAGGTATGCTTCTCTTAACCATGAATTTCATCATATCTGTTTGTGTTGTGTCCTTGAAGCATAGCATCTAATTCTAGTTATATTCttcttttgttatgttttttcaTTGAGAATTGCATGTTTTCTTCTCATATATATTAACCATAACTCCAGCCACCCTAGGTAAATAAACAAAGAAGGTTGGTAACGAACTCAActtgttgatatttttcttctttggtcaTGGTTCACACTTTCCCAATATGATATTATAATCTGACAACTTGCGAATTCAAATTTTTGGGTGTTGTAATTCTATGACATTCATTCATTTAACCTGTTCATTTATTATTCATTTACCGCctctgctttctttttttttttctttatgtcaTTAGAAGCGCATGCTTAATTGTGGAAAAGAACTGAAGTTTTCTCTTTCGTGTCTCTTAACTGACTTTTTGATTGCTCTTTTACCTCTGGAAGAGTGCAGTCCATCACTTGGAGGAAGTGCGTATGAAGGCAATACGTCTGGTAATTAAGGCATAACTTCCTATTAAAGCAACAAGtctgttttttaataaatctgTCTTACATTTCTGGGTGTATTCCTTTTACAGGTGGCAAACAAGCTGTACCCTTTATCATCCATTGCTAAACAAATTGAGGATTTTGCAAAGGAAATGTTGCTCTCTATAATAAGTGATGATGCAACAGAAAGAACAGATAGTGAAGGCCCAGTCACTGAATCACAGAaggtatgttttttaatttgctgaCGTGTAGTCTTACATTAGGCAAATccaattttacatatttttgttttgggttttaacTGCATAGCTGTAACTTAAATACAACTTTTACAGTTTTCTGATCTGGAAAAACATGTCGATGAACATGTGTCAGTGAGTGCCAACAGTAAAGACATTTCCTCTGATACTCTTCAATCGGGCATGTGTCAAACTGTGTCCTCCCATTCAGTCTCCGAGGTCCAGCGGCACATGTCACTGTATTTTGCGTTGTGTACCAaggtgttattttattttaatttagattcTTCTTTACTTCTAGTTTTCAATCATTTACCCTTTTGTCAATctctaattaaattaatatttttaattgtgtAATGTAATTGACAGAAGCACTCCCTTTTTCGCCAAATATTTGCTAGCTATATGAGCATGTCAAAGACAGTTAAGCaggtctgatttttttttttttttttttttggggtggggttgGGGGTGGGTGGTCAATTCTTGTCATTCCTGCTATGATTTCTTGCTCCTTATTAGTTGTGTGGTGTAGACGGTTCATCGCCAGATCCCAGTACTAGTCCGTACTATGGGCTCTTCATCAGATCTTCTTGAAATCATTTCAGATCCTCCAAGTGGAAGCAAGAACCTACTAATGCAGGTTCTGCCGATTAACTGTATAACCTGCCCATCGCCATGCAAAAGATAAATGTGACAacaccctttcttttttcttctttttgcatCAGGTTTTGCATACACTGACAGATGGGACGGTTCCCTCTTCAGAATTATTATTTACCGTTAGGAAGTTATATGATTCCAAAGTAAAGGTATATCATATTGTTTTCTCAACTCTGGAAAAGAAATGAAGCAACTAGCTAATATGTGTTTGCTTGTGGTTGATTACAGGATTTAGAGATTCTTATTCCGATATTACCATTCCTATCAAAGGACGAGGttctttcctttaatttttttctttatataattgTGTGATCTGCTGATAGAAGTAATCAAATGGCTGCTGCTGTTCTCTTTCACGCTGAttgaattttctctttttatcttaATAAATCCTGCGTATTTATCTTCTTTTAGCTTATGCCAAGCATATACTGGATTTCTGTTCTTTCAGTTTTCCTTAACTTTCttatattttacttttcattatGTATTCTGAATAttgattttaaatatttaggttggattttaatttgttttgctGCAAATAATGCCATTAGCTTCTTTTGTTAGGTTAAGCTGATTTTTCCCCATGTTGTGAATCTTCCACCAGATAAGTTCCAAGCAGCACTTGCTCGCATAttacaggtatatatatattttcttcattcttcttaGTTGCATTGGTGCTCTCTGGGTATTTAAAGTGCTATGCCTTTTCTAATTGTCATATCCTACAAGGCTCTTATAGATAATATGCATATAGATCATACCATGGCCTTACAATTGTCTATGACATTTGTGATAGAAAAACGTAATTTGTGAGCTGCAAATTAGCTTATTGATCTTTCCCATCTCCTATATCCTATTGCTTGCACTTTACTGAACCTAAGAGCATTCGCATCTGGTTCTTCAAACccactttttcttcaaattttgaagatcCACGCCCTGAAATGCCTCCTCATTTTGGACAAAATGCTACAGTGATCCTAAATATAACTGTAGcttctttatctctttttttattcaattctcTCTTTAAGCTAAtgaaaaactctctctctctctctctctcacgcacaAACTCTCCcttcagctctctctctctctctccctctccaaatCAAGAGATTTATGGTTGTGTCCCGGATCTGCTAGGGCGTGCAGGGTGAGTGGAGGAGTCTGTTTGGGGGGCATTTCT
Above is a genomic segment from Corylus avellana chromosome ca9, CavTom2PMs-1.0 containing:
- the LOC132191403 gene encoding uncharacterized protein LOC132191403 isoform X2 — protein: MKCVQFNISWIRVGHPLLNVGDLSIEATQSLGLLLDQLRFPTVKSLSNAETIVLINSFSAIAKQRPAFYGRILPVLLGLEPSSSVINGMHVSAAHHALKNAFLTCLKCTHPGAAPWRDRLVGALGEIKPIGLAEQALQQGCKSNGSLGEGKEDSPVIMEEKPTIKACDAVDSNLGRKRSGSPDGSDLAEDEDVAEKRARPSPSVSEESTRELDKKITTPQDDIPSTRPNISRGDGDSGPVQQLVAMFGALVAQGEKAVGSLEILISSISADLLAEVVMANMRYLPPNRFKAEEDEDSLLNMTIYGSDTQAKYPPSFIANVLSLSSTFPPIASLLDAQQSASSDIVKPHDEEELVAVADTDLECAGMDHGSDNAISPTGLLASSDVVSSGMEKGCFPIPSDIHDVENLESEIPGLDSSAHTDGLSETLVASSLASTDLEEASQEQVTSLGQSPVNLLPSMSTDKSEELSPKAAVTDVTSLVSSTATSVGLSSHFVLPKMAAPVVYLDDEQKDHLQKLAFMRIVEAYKQVAVAGGAQIRFSLLANLGVEFPSELDPWKLLQTHILEDYMGHEGHELTLRVLYRLYGEQVEDRDFFSSTNAASEYEKFLLTVAETLRDSFPPSDKSLSRLLDEAPDLPKSVLKLLESMCSPGNCDKADELQSGDRVTQGLSAVWRLIMLRPLIRDVCLKIALQSAVHHLEEVRMKAIRLVANKLYPLSSIAKQIEDFAKEMLLSIISDDATERTDSEGPVTESQKFSDLEKHVDEHVSVSANSKDISSDTLQSGMCQTVSSHSVSEVQRHMSLYFALCTKKHSLFRQIFASYMSMSKTVKQTVHRQIPVLVRTMGSSSDLLEIISDPPSGSKNLLMQVLHTLTDGTVPSSELLFTVRKLYDSKVKDLEILIPILPFLSKDEVKLIFPHVVNLPPDKFQAALARILQGSSHSGPVLTPAEVLIAIHAIDTDRDGIPLKKVTDACNACFEQRQIFTQQVLAKVLNQLVEQIPLPLLFMRTVLQAIGAFPALVGFIMEILSRLVSKEIWKYPKLWVGFMKCALLTKPQSFSVLLKLPPAQLENALTRTGALKAPLIAHASQPNIRSSLPRSVLVVLGIAPDSQTSSQAQTTGVAPDSQNSSQPQTSEAQTGHTSNSDNVVTEKSKESSGAT
- the LOC132191403 gene encoding uncharacterized protein LOC132191403 isoform X1 codes for the protein MVAVMMATNTREKLASLINSVESASDIPSKLEPLRQLKQDLPQQDHVLLSEFLPLFFELKSDRFSPVRKHVAEIIGEIGLKHVEFLPEIVPELIAVLSDGTPAVARQAIASGIELFRSTLEKVTIQGLYASELDSALESSWAWMLKFKDKIYSIAFQTGSGGTRLLALKFVEAVILLYTPDPNGSLEPPPYEGKCVQFNISWIRVGHPLLNVGDLSIEATQSLGLLLDQLRFPTVKSLSNAETIVLINSFSAIAKQRPAFYGRILPVLLGLEPSSSVINGMHVSAAHHALKNAFLTCLKCTHPGAAPWRDRLVGALGEIKPIGLAEQALQQGCKSNGSLGEGKEDSPVIMEEKPTIKACDAVDSNLGRKRSGSPDGSDLAEDEDVAEKRARPSPSVSEESTRELDKKITTPQDDIPSTRPNISRGDGDSGPVQQLVAMFGALVAQGEKAVGSLEILISSISADLLAEVVMANMRYLPPNRFKAEEDEDSLLNMTIYGSDTQAKYPPSFIANVLSLSSTFPPIASLLDAQQSASSDIVKPHDEEELVAVADTDLECAGMDHGSDNAISPTGLLASSDVVSSGMEKGCFPIPSDIHDVENLESEIPGLDSSAHTDGLSETLVASSLASTDLEEASQEQVTSLGQSPVNLLPSMSTDKSEELSPKAAVTDVTSLVSSTATSVGLSSHFVLPKMAAPVVYLDDEQKDHLQKLAFMRIVEAYKQVAVAGGAQIRFSLLANLGVEFPSELDPWKLLQTHILEDYMGHEGHELTLRVLYRLYGEQVEDRDFFSSTNAASEYEKFLLTVAETLRDSFPPSDKSLSRLLDEAPDLPKSVLKLLESMCSPGNCDKADELQSGDRVTQGLSAVWRLIMLRPLIRDVCLKIALQSAVHHLEEVRMKAIRLVANKLYPLSSIAKQIEDFAKEMLLSIISDDATERTDSEGPVTESQKFSDLEKHVDEHVSVSANSKDISSDTLQSGMCQTVSSHSVSEVQRHMSLYFALCTKKHSLFRQIFASYMSMSKTVKQTVHRQIPVLVRTMGSSSDLLEIISDPPSGSKNLLMQVLHTLTDGTVPSSELLFTVRKLYDSKVKDLEILIPILPFLSKDEVKLIFPHVVNLPPDKFQAALARILQGSSHSGPVLTPAEVLIAIHAIDTDRDGIPLKKVTDACNACFEQRQIFTQQVLAKVLNQLVEQIPLPLLFMRTVLQAIGAFPALVGFIMEILSRLVSKEIWKYPKLWVGFMKCALLTKPQSFSVLLKLPPAQLENALTRTGALKAPLIAHASQPNIRSSLPRSVLVVLGIAPDSQTSSQAQTTGVAPDSQNSSQPQTSEAQTGHTSNSDNVVTEKSKESSGAT